One window of the Megalops cyprinoides isolate fMegCyp1 chromosome 2, fMegCyp1.pri, whole genome shotgun sequence genome contains the following:
- the rhpn1 gene encoding rhophilin-1: MSDAGSDEEPPAPVPVAEGSHSSGSIRKGCDPLSLTQRSKLQHRRARINQQINKEMRMRAGAENLFRATTNHKVKETVALELSFVNSNLQLLKEELEELNSNMEVYQTDSDALKVPMIPLGLKETKEVDLSVPLKDFICEHYGEDGSQYEKEVNEFMDLRQAMRTPSRNEAGLELLMEYYNQLYFLDHRFFPPNKTLGVHFHWYDSLTGVPSCQRALAFEKGSVLFNIGALYTQIGARHDRAHVEGIDNAIDAFQKAAGAFNYLKENFSNAPSLDMSAASLAMLVRLMIAQVQECVFEKVLLLLPEGDFTGHLQVAQEAARVSDVYALVLQSMSQSLLKDYVPFSWATMVQVKVEHFRALSHYYAAVALCNHAESTEHDDGAGERALLQFHVREPEGVCLSDLLKDPEERRKLGKAHLRRAIIRHEEAMRIHGLCKILRKMDILQEVLSLTHKRSLHMYSEIDHEDDFFETAEAPNIHSKTQQKPDIKTPNFCSVRVTDIFHRLGPLSVFSAKNRWGSQRHVHLVRGEGGLGLTLRGDSPVLIAGVVPGGCAAEAGLREGDYIVSVNGTDCKWAKHAEVVQTLKTCSERGVELSVITLLTPEPERKAALMSLSGDKENSLQRNLGGTRGRGSLLTWNKKKSGGGGGASKRLGSTFSLPFGNLRDSESMY; encoded by the exons ATGTCTGATGCCGGCTCGGACGAGGAGCCGCCAGCGCCGGTGCCTGTCGCGGAGGGAAGCCACAGCAGCGGGAGCATACGAAAG GGCTGTGATCCCCTGTCTCTGACGCAGCGCAGTAAGCTGCAGCACCGCAGGGCGCGCATCAACCAGCAGATCAACAAGGAGATGCGCATGCGAGCGGGGGCCGAGAACCTGTTCAG GGCTACCACTAACCACAAGGTGAAGGAGACAGTGGCTCTGGAGCTGAGCTTCGTCAACTCcaacctgcagctgctgaaggaggagctggaggagctcaaCAGCAACATGGAGGTGTaccagacagacag CGATGCGCTCAAAGTTCCCATGATCCCTTTGGGCCTGAAGGAGACGAAGGAGGTGGACCTCTCGGTTCCTCTGAAG GATTTTATCTGTGAGCACTATGGAGAGGATGGATCTCAGTACGAGAAGGAGGTGAACGAGTTCATGGACCTTCGGCAG GCCATGCGCACTCCCAGTCGGAACGAGGCGGGTCTGGAGCTGCTGATGGAGTACTACAATCAGCTCTACTTCCTGGATCACCGCTTCTTCCCCCCAAACAAAACTCTGGGGGTACACTTCCACTG gTACGACTCCCTGACGGGTGTGCCCTCCTGCCAGCGCGCCCTGGCCTTTGAGAAGGGCAGTGTTCTCTTCAACATCGGGGCGCTCTACACCCAGATCGGGGCGAGGCACGATCGCGCACATGTGGAGGGCATCGACAACGCCATCGACGCCTTCCAGAAAGCTGCCG GTGCATTTAACTACCTGAAGGAGAACTTCTCCAACGCCCCCAGCCTGGACATGAGCGCGGCGTCTCTGGCGATGCTGGTGAGGCTGATGATCGCTCAGGTGCAGGAGTGTGTCTTTGAgaaggtgctgctgctgctgccggagGGAGATTTCACCGGACACCTGCAGGTGGCGCAAGAGGCCGCCAGG GTGTCTGACGTGTACGCGCTGGTGCTGCAGAGCATGTCGCAGTCTCTGCTGAAGGACTACGTCCCGTTCTCCTGGGCCACCATGGTGCAAGTGAAGGTGGAGCACTTCCGCGCCCTCTCGCACTACTACGCCGCGGTCGCCCTGTGCAACCACGCCG AGTCCACAGAGCATGATGACGGTGCCGGGGAGAGGGCCCTGCTGCAATTCCATGTGAGAGAGCCAGAGGGCGTGTGTCTCAGCGACCTGCTAAAGGACCCCGAGGAGAGACGCAAactag GTAAAGCTCATCTGCGGCGTGCGATAATCAGGCACGAGGAGGCCATGCGGATCCACGGCCTCTGCAAGATCCTGCGCAAGATGGACATCCTGCAGGAGgtgctgtctctcacacacaaacgctcgCTGCACATGTACTCCGAGATCGACCACGAGGACGACTTCTTCGAGACGGCCGAGGCGCCCAACATCCACT CTAAAACCCAGCAGAAACCTGACATCAAGACCCCAAATTTCTGCAGCGTGAGGGTGACGGACATCTTCCACAGGCTG GGtcccctgtctgtgttttcgGCAAAGAACCGCTGGGGGTCGCAGCGTCACGTGCACCTGGTGCGGGGTGAGGGCGGCTTAGGCCTCACGCTGCGGGGCGACTCGCCTGTCCTCATCGCCGGGGTGGTGCCCGGGGGCTGCGCTGCG gagGCGGGTCTACGTGAGGGAGATTACATCGTGTCTGTGAACGGGACAGACTGTAAATGGGCGAAGCACGCGGAGGTGGTGCAGACCCTGAAGacctgcagtgagagaggggtggagctCAGCGTCATCACTCTACTGACCCCTGAG ccGGAGAGGAAGGCAGCTCTGATGTCGCTCAGTGGGGATAAAGAAAACTCCCTGCAGCGGAACCTGGGCGGGACCAGGGGGCGGGGCTCCCTCCTCACCTGGAACAAGAAGaagagcgggggagggggaggggcttccaAGAGACTTGGCAGCACTTTCAGCCTTCCTTTCGGGAACCTCCGGGACAGCGAGTCCATGTactaa